One window from the genome of Hydra vulgaris chromosome 02, alternate assembly HydraT2T_AEP encodes:
- the LOC100205022 gene encoding T-box transcription factor TBX3-like isoform X2 produces MNNEVCVNKNASHTKVKAVLENRCIFEQFEKNTTEMVVTKQGRRMFPSPEITLSGLDPNILYYVVMDFTAADNAKYKWSKENWVLHGERDTQWSSNTFVHPESPLLGAQWMKKIINFKTMKLTNSISNSFGNIVLSSMHKYQPRVHVVPDCDVYLNNSHPISTFVFKECQFIAVTAYQNPKITDLKIKYNPFAKGFREQRKRKLPIQQISSFEQSIIKKRKKDKFNTKQDSVDKGEESIFTNLILPSSERFDLSAEKLIDELTIPGSTSRKNLELLCQPYFNYSGFNQTIAEPSFMCDSIYNDFM; encoded by the exons ATGAATAATGAAGTATGTGTAAATAAGAATGCAAGTCATACAAAAGTAAAAGCTGTGCTGGAAAACCGTTGCATCTTTGAGCAGTTTGAAAAAAACACAACAGAAATGGTGGTGACTAAACAAGGAAG ACGGATGTTTCCATCACCTGAGATTACTCTGTCGGGATTAGATCcgaatatattatattatgtggTTATGGACTTTACTGCAGCTGACAACGCAAAGTACAAATGGTCTAAAGAAAATTGGGTATTGCACGGTGAAAGGGATACTCAATGGTCATCAAATACATTTGTTCACCCAGAAAGTCCTCTTTTAGGTGCGCAAtggatgaaaaaaataattaactttaagACAATGAAGCTCACAAATAGTATATCAAACTCATTTGGAAac aTTGTTTTAAGCTCAATGCACAAGTATCAGCCTCGTGTTCACGTTGTACCAGATTGCGAtgtgtatttaaataattctcaTCCCATCAGCacctttgtttttaaagaatgtCAGTTTATTGCTGTTACAGCATATCAAAATCCGAAG ATTAcagacttaaaaataaaatacaacccCTTTGCAAAAGGATTTCGCGAAcagagaaaaagaaaattaccaATACAGCAAATTTCTTCCTTTGAGcagtcaattataaaaaaaagaaaaaaag ACAAATTTAATACGAAACAAGATTCAGTCGACAAAGGCGAGGaatctatttttacaaatttaatcttACCTTCATCGGAAAGGTTTGATTTGTCTGCCGAAAAGTTAATTGACGAACTCACCATCCCAGGATCaacttcaagaaaaaatttagaacttcTTTGCCAGCCTTATTTTAATTACAGTGGTTTCAATCAAACCATTGCAGAACCAAGTTTCATGTGCGATTctatttataatgattttatgtaa